A stretch of Physeter macrocephalus isolate SW-GA chromosome 8, ASM283717v5, whole genome shotgun sequence DNA encodes these proteins:
- the LOC112065041 gene encoding SLC35A4 upstream open reading frame protein: MADDKDSLPKLKDLAFLKNQLERLQQRVEDEVNSGVDQDGSLLSSPFLKGFLAGYVVAKLRASAVLGFAVGTCTGIYAAQAYAVPNVEKTLRDYLRSLRKGPD, from the exons ATGGCGGATGACAAG GATTCTCTGCCCAAGCTTAAGGACCTGGCATTTCTCAAGAACCAGCTGGAGCGCCTGCAGCAGCGTGTGGAAGATGAAGTCAACAGTGGTGTAGACCAG GATGGCTCGCTCTTGTCCTCTCCATTCCTCAAGGGCTTCCTGGCTGGCTATGTGGTGGCCAAACTGAGGGCGTCAGCAGTATTAGGCTTTGCTGTGGGCACCTGCACTGGCATATATGCAGCTCAGGCGTATGCTGTGCCCAATGTGGAGAAGACATTGAGGGACTATCTTCGATCACTGCGCAAGGGGCCCGACTAG
- the SLC35A4 gene encoding probable UDP-sugar transporter protein SLC35A4 yields the protein MSVEDGGVPGLGHPRQARWTLMLLLSTAMYGAHAPLLALCHVDGHVPFRPSSAVLLTELTKLLLCAFSLLVGWQAWPQGTPPWRQAAPFALSALLYGASNNLVIYLQRYMDPSTYQVLSNLKIGSTALFYCLCLRHRLSARQGLALLLLMVAGACYAAGGLRDPGNTLPGPPSAAAAGPMPLHISPLGLLLLILYCLISGLSSVYTELLMKRQRLPLALQNLFLYTFGVLLNLGLHAGGGPGPGLLEGFSGWAALVVLSQALNGLLMSAVMKHGSSITRLFVVSCSLVVNAVLSAALLQLQLTATFFLATLLIGLAVRLYYGSR from the coding sequence ATGAGTGTAGAGGACGGGGGTGTACCAGGCCTGGGCCATCCCAGGCAGGCCCGGTGGACCCTGATGCTACTCCTGTCCACTGCCATGTACGGTGCCCATGCCCCATTGCTGGCACTGTGCCACGTGGATGGCCATGTGCCCTTCCGACCCTCTTCGGCTGTATTGCTGACTGAACTGACCAAGCTGCTGCTGTGCGCCTTCTCCCTCCTGGTGGGCTGGCAAGCATGGCCCCAGGGTACCCCACCCTGGCGCCAGGCTGCCCCGTTCGCACTGTCAGCCCTGCTCTACGGCGCCAGCAACAACCTGGTGATCTACCTTCAACGTTACATGGATCCCAGCACCTACCAGGTGCTGAGCAATCTCAAGATTGGAAGCACAGCCCTGTTCTACTGCCTCTGCCTCCGACACCGCCTCTCTGCACGCCAGGGCTTAGCACTGCTGCTGCTCATGGTAGCAGGAGCCTGCTATGCAGCTGGTGGCCTCCGGGACCCTGGGAACACCCTTCCTGGGCCCCCTTCTGCAGCTGCTGCAGGCCCCATGCCCCTGCATATCAGTCCACTGGGACTGCTGCTTCTCATCCTGTACTGCCTCATCTCAGGCTTGTCTTCCGTGTACACAGAGCTGCTCATGAAGCGACAGCGGCTGCCCCTGGCACTTCAGAACCTCTTCCTCTACACTTTTGGTGTGCTCCTGAACCTAGGTCTGCATGCAGGTGGCGGCCctggcccaggcctcctggagggTTTCTCAGGATGGGCAGCACTCGTAGTGCTGAGCCAGGCGCTGAATGGGCTGCTCATGTCAGCTGTCATGAAGCACGGCAGCAGCATCACACGCCTCTTCGTTGTGTCCTGCTCGCTAGTGGTCAACGCCGTGCTCTCAGCAGCCCTGCTGCAGCTTCAGCTCACAGCTACCTTCTTCCTGGCCACGCTGCTCATTGGCCTGGCTGTGCGCCTGTACTATGGCAGTCGCTAg